One window from the genome of Epinephelus fuscoguttatus linkage group LG3, E.fuscoguttatus.final_Chr_v1 encodes:
- the LOC125883008 gene encoding beta-1,3-galactosyltransferase 2-like isoform X1: MGDQESGSGGSWLKRQLCESMCRQKTPFFHSWFRFLLLFCLIFVLCYSQSSSSRSWWENFPLHMHYQRFLNRTNQVNLPPAYRVHPKHRIKPTEIYETTASTTVLSTVPPTGTQFHHAYPRNYHFNMDNPDVCKTKTPFLVLMVPVAPKNVAARDAIRQTWGKESLVQGEVVLTLFMLGLSGGADVEQVQEKLKQENLQHHDLIQSNFMDTYLNLTTKTMVIMDWLATRCPTAAYAMKIDSDMFLNIDNLVMMLQKPGIPKLNYLTGMLMWNRPVVRSKNSKWYVPEEMYPEPQYPTYTLGMGYIFSNDLPEKFVEASKSVKPFNIEDAYIGMCMKQLGLAPTSPPNPSQFKAYNTRYNRCEFSKVITYILGSSQELLKYWTDLKKPEPPC; the protein is encoded by the exons ATGGGGGATCAAGAGTCAGGCTCAGGTGGGAGCTGGCTGAAAAG GCAACTTTGTGAGAGCATGTGTCGTCAGAAGACGCCTTTCTTTCACTCCTGGTTCCGgttcctgctgctgttttgccTGATCTTCGTCTTGTGCTACTCTCAGTCCAGCAGCTCTCGATCATGGTGGGAGAACTTTCCACTCCATATGCACTACCAGAGGTTTCTCAATCGAACCAATCAAGTCAATCTACCTCCGGCTTATCGTGTCCATCCAAAACACAGAATTAAACCAACTGAAATCTATGAAACCACAGCAAGCACTACTGTACTATCTACTGTGCCTCCAACAGGTACTCAGTTCCATCACGCCTACCCACGCAACTACCACTTTAATATGGATAACCCAGATGTGTGCAAGACCAAGACCCCTTTCCTGGTCTTGATGGTTCCAGTGGCACCCAAAAACGTGGCAGCACGGGATGCCATCCGGCAGACATGGGGCAAAGAGAGCCTGGTGCAGGGCGAGGTGGTGCTTACTCTGTTCATGCTGGGCCTCTCAGGAGGAGCTGATGTGGAGCAGGTGCAGGAGAAGCTCAAACAGGAGAATCTACAGCACCACGACTTGATCCAGAGCAACTTCATGGACACTTACCTCAATCTGACCACCAAAACCATGGTGATCATGGACTGGCTGGCCACACGCTGCCCTACAGCAGCATACGCCATGAAGATTGACTCTGACATGTTCCTTAATATTGACAATTTAGTAATGATGCTGCAGAAGCCAGGCATCCCCAAGCTTAACTACCTGACTGGGATGCTTATGTGGAATAGGCCAGTTGTCCGTTCAAAAAACTCTAAGTGGTACGTCCCCGAGGAGATGTACCCAGAACCTCAATATCCAACCTACACTCTGGGCATGGGATACATCTTCTCCAACGATCTTCCTGAAAAATTTGTGGAGGCCTCAAAATCTGTGAAACCATTTAACATAGAGGACGCTTACATTGGAATGTGCATGAAACAGCTAGGTCTTGCACCCACATCACCGCCAAATCCCTCCCAGTTCAAGGCCTATAACACAAGATATAATCGCTGCGAATTCTCCAAGGTCATCACCTACATTCTTGGGTCTTCACAAGAGCTGTTGAAATACTGGACAGATTTGAAGAAGCCTGAACCACCATGTTAG
- the LOC125883008 gene encoding beta-1,3-galactosyltransferase 2-like isoform X2, with translation MCRQKTPFFHSWFRFLLLFCLIFVLCYSQSSSSRSWWENFPLHMHYQRFLNRTNQVNLPPAYRVHPKHRIKPTEIYETTASTTVLSTVPPTGTQFHHAYPRNYHFNMDNPDVCKTKTPFLVLMVPVAPKNVAARDAIRQTWGKESLVQGEVVLTLFMLGLSGGADVEQVQEKLKQENLQHHDLIQSNFMDTYLNLTTKTMVIMDWLATRCPTAAYAMKIDSDMFLNIDNLVMMLQKPGIPKLNYLTGMLMWNRPVVRSKNSKWYVPEEMYPEPQYPTYTLGMGYIFSNDLPEKFVEASKSVKPFNIEDAYIGMCMKQLGLAPTSPPNPSQFKAYNTRYNRCEFSKVITYILGSSQELLKYWTDLKKPEPPC, from the coding sequence ATGTGTCGTCAGAAGACGCCTTTCTTTCACTCCTGGTTCCGgttcctgctgctgttttgccTGATCTTCGTCTTGTGCTACTCTCAGTCCAGCAGCTCTCGATCATGGTGGGAGAACTTTCCACTCCATATGCACTACCAGAGGTTTCTCAATCGAACCAATCAAGTCAATCTACCTCCGGCTTATCGTGTCCATCCAAAACACAGAATTAAACCAACTGAAATCTATGAAACCACAGCAAGCACTACTGTACTATCTACTGTGCCTCCAACAGGTACTCAGTTCCATCACGCCTACCCACGCAACTACCACTTTAATATGGATAACCCAGATGTGTGCAAGACCAAGACCCCTTTCCTGGTCTTGATGGTTCCAGTGGCACCCAAAAACGTGGCAGCACGGGATGCCATCCGGCAGACATGGGGCAAAGAGAGCCTGGTGCAGGGCGAGGTGGTGCTTACTCTGTTCATGCTGGGCCTCTCAGGAGGAGCTGATGTGGAGCAGGTGCAGGAGAAGCTCAAACAGGAGAATCTACAGCACCACGACTTGATCCAGAGCAACTTCATGGACACTTACCTCAATCTGACCACCAAAACCATGGTGATCATGGACTGGCTGGCCACACGCTGCCCTACAGCAGCATACGCCATGAAGATTGACTCTGACATGTTCCTTAATATTGACAATTTAGTAATGATGCTGCAGAAGCCAGGCATCCCCAAGCTTAACTACCTGACTGGGATGCTTATGTGGAATAGGCCAGTTGTCCGTTCAAAAAACTCTAAGTGGTACGTCCCCGAGGAGATGTACCCAGAACCTCAATATCCAACCTACACTCTGGGCATGGGATACATCTTCTCCAACGATCTTCCTGAAAAATTTGTGGAGGCCTCAAAATCTGTGAAACCATTTAACATAGAGGACGCTTACATTGGAATGTGCATGAAACAGCTAGGTCTTGCACCCACATCACCGCCAAATCCCTCCCAGTTCAAGGCCTATAACACAAGATATAATCGCTGCGAATTCTCCAAGGTCATCACCTACATTCTTGGGTCTTCACAAGAGCTGTTGAAATACTGGACAGATTTGAAGAAGCCTGAACCACCATGTTAG